A window of the Branchiostoma floridae strain S238N-H82 chromosome 12, Bfl_VNyyK, whole genome shotgun sequence genome harbors these coding sequences:
- the LOC118428170 gene encoding glutathione S-transferase Mu 1-like isoform X2, protein MPALLAYYNIRGLAQPIRFLLEYTGTEYEEKRYETGPAPDYDRSEWLNEKHSFGLDFPNLPYYIDGDIKITQSNAILRYIARKNNLCGETEEERVRVDIMENQSMDFRNGTVRLSYSPKFEELKPGYLKDVVNTIKQFSQFLGSNQWFAGDKVTFVDFPMYELLDQHRLLEPTLLDDFQNLKDFLARFEALPKIAAYMKSDRFMSRPINNKMAKFGAE, encoded by the exons ATGCCGGCACTTTTGGCCTACTATAACATTCGAGGG ctTGCCCAGCCCATTCGCTTCCTGTTGGAGTACACTGGGACTGAGTACGAGGAGAAGCGGTATGAGACCGGACCAG CCCCTGACTATGACAGGAGTGAGTGGTTGAACGAGAAACATTCGTTCGGCCTGGACTTTCCAAAC CTGCCATACTACATCGACGGCGACATAAAAATCACTCAGAGCAACGCCATTCTGAGGTACATCGCTCGGAAGAACAACCTCT GTGGTGAGACGGAAGAGGAGCGGGTCCGGGTGGACATCATGGAGAACCAGTCCATGGACTTCCGGAACGGCACCGTCAGACTCTCCTACAGCCCCAAATTC GAAGAGCTGAAGCCAGGATACCTCAAAGACGTTGTTAATACCATCAAGCAGTTTTCCCAGTTCCTGGGGTCTAACCAGTGGTTCGCCGGTGACAAG GTCACATTTGTGGACTTCCCCATGTATGAGCTTCTGGACCAACATCGTCTATTAGAACCAACACTATTGGACGACTTCCAGAACCTCAAG GATTTCTTGGCGCGGTTCGAG GCGCTGCCAAAGATCGCAGCATACATGAAATCTGACCGCTTCATGAGTCGTCCTATCAACAACAAGATGGCCAAATTTGGCGCCGAATGA
- the LOC118428170 gene encoding glutathione S-transferase Mu 1-like isoform X3, with translation MPVLGYWNIRGLAQPIRFLLEYTGTEYEEKRYETGPAPDYDRSEWLNEKHSFGLDFPNLPYYIDGDIKITQSNAILRYIARKNNLCGETEEERVRVDIMENQSMDFRNGTVRLSYSPKFEELKPGYLKDVVNTIKQFSQFLGSNQWFAGDKVTFVDFPMYELLDQHRLLEPTLLDDFQNLKDFLARFEALPKIAAYMKSDRFMSRPINNKMAKFGAE, from the exons ATGCCGGTTTTAGGATATTGGAACATCAGAGGG ctTGCCCAGCCCATTCGCTTCCTGTTGGAGTACACTGGGACTGAGTACGAGGAGAAGCGGTATGAGACCGGACCAG CCCCTGACTATGACAGGAGTGAGTGGTTGAACGAGAAACATTCGTTCGGCCTGGACTTTCCAAAC CTGCCATACTACATCGACGGCGACATAAAAATCACTCAGAGCAACGCCATTCTGAGGTACATCGCTCGGAAGAACAACCTCT GTGGTGAGACGGAAGAGGAGCGGGTCCGGGTGGACATCATGGAGAACCAGTCCATGGACTTCCGGAACGGCACCGTCAGACTCTCCTACAGCCCCAAATTC GAAGAGCTGAAGCCAGGATACCTCAAAGACGTTGTTAATACCATCAAGCAGTTTTCCCAGTTCCTGGGGTCTAACCAGTGGTTCGCCGGTGACAAG GTCACATTTGTGGACTTCCCCATGTATGAGCTTCTGGACCAACATCGTCTATTAGAACCAACACTATTGGACGACTTCCAGAACCTCAAG GATTTCTTGGCGCGGTTCGAG GCGCTGCCAAAGATCGCAGCATACATGAAATCTGACCGCTTCATGAGTCGTCCTATCAACAACAAGATGGCCAAATTTGGCGCCGAATGA
- the LOC118428170 gene encoding glutathione S-transferase Mu 1-like isoform X1, whose translation MPTSTQFAYWNIRGLAQPIRFLLEYTGTEYEEKRYETGPAPDYDRSEWLNEKHSFGLDFPNLPYYIDGDIKITQSNAILRYIARKNNLCGETEEERVRVDIMENQSMDFRNGTVRLSYSPKFEELKPGYLKDVVNTIKQFSQFLGSNQWFAGDKVTFVDFPMYELLDQHRLLEPTLLDDFQNLKDFLARFEALPKIAAYMKSDRFMSRPINNKMAKFGAE comes from the exons ATGCCGACGTCGACACAGTTCGCATACTGGAACATTCGTGGG ctTGCCCAGCCCATTCGCTTCCTGTTGGAGTACACTGGGACTGAGTACGAGGAGAAGCGGTATGAGACCGGACCAG CCCCTGACTATGACAGGAGTGAGTGGTTGAACGAGAAACATTCGTTCGGCCTGGACTTTCCAAAC CTGCCATACTACATCGACGGCGACATAAAAATCACTCAGAGCAACGCCATTCTGAGGTACATCGCTCGGAAGAACAACCTCT GTGGTGAGACGGAAGAGGAGCGGGTCCGGGTGGACATCATGGAGAACCAGTCCATGGACTTCCGGAACGGCACCGTCAGACTCTCCTACAGCCCCAAATTC GAAGAGCTGAAGCCAGGATACCTCAAAGACGTTGTTAATACCATCAAGCAGTTTTCCCAGTTCCTGGGGTCTAACCAGTGGTTCGCCGGTGACAAG GTCACATTTGTGGACTTCCCCATGTATGAGCTTCTGGACCAACATCGTCTATTAGAACCAACACTATTGGACGACTTCCAGAACCTCAAG GATTTCTTGGCGCGGTTCGAG GCGCTGCCAAAGATCGCAGCATACATGAAATCTGACCGCTTCATGAGTCGTCCTATCAACAACAAGATGGCCAAATTTGGCGCCGAATGA
- the LOC118426931 gene encoding glycine receptor subunit alpha-3-like, which produces MENRPIQNKTGTFALYDLLTKYDKRFRPNFRGSNVRVIVQMYVNGLSSISDSEMDYKLIFFLRQRWNDPRLRYGNFEPEVTQPFVTLDESALADLWVPDVFFENGKGAAYPEGKEHTTLIRIYPSGDILFTRKLSFLLSCPMNFQTFPFDTQRCGIQMESYGYTTDDLSLEWAEPEPLEINSNIRLPEYDLGDWKSFQCDVKYLTGTFSCVKATFILSRRFEHYILQAFLPCIFLVILSWMSFWISPDSVPARVALGITTMLASITLSSYSNGATPRLSYTRAIDIYMLTCAVFVFSTVVEFALVHYVFRRRSRFTGPLGRLLRYDNKAALAVPQLVKITMKEPNHNDVPEWSVAQERHDKMAADDVISIHVNLASKMDVVSRILFPTLFLVFNIAFWCKYVM; this is translated from the exons ATGGAAAACAG GCCTATACAGAACAAGACGGGAACATTCGCTTTGTATGACCTCCTGACGAAATATGACAAGAGATTCCGCCCAAACTTCCGAG GCTCCAACGTAAGAGTCATAGTTCAGATGTACGTGAATGGTCTGAGTTCCATATCTGACTCAGAAATG GATTACAAACTCATCTTCTTCCTCCGGCAAAGATGGAACGACCCGCGCCTGCGCTATGGGAATTTCGAACCGGAAGTGACGCAACCGTTCGTCACCCTGGACGAGTCGGCCCTGGCGGATCTCTGGGTTCCGGACGTCTTCTTTGAGAACGGCAAGGGCGCCGCCTATCCGGAGGGGAAGGAACACACCACGCTCATCCGGATCTACCCGAGCGGGGATATCTTATTTACACGGAA GTTGTCATTTCTACTGTCCTGTCCGATGAACTTTCAAACGTTCCCGTTTGATACCCAGCGTTGTGGAATCCAGATGGAGAGCT ACGGGTACACCACCGACGATCTTTCCCTGGAATGGGCGGAACCGGAACCTCTGGAGATCAACAGCAACATCCGGTTACCTGAGTACGATCTGGGAGATTGGAAGTCTTTTCAATGTGACGTCAAATACCTCACTG GCACGTTTTCTTGTGTCAAAGCCACCTTTATCCTGTCCCGTCGCTTCGAACACTACATTCTACAGGCGTTTCTACCATG CATATTCCTGGTGATCCTGTCCTGGATGTCGTTCTGGATCAGTCCGGACAGCGTGCCTGCCCGGGTCGCGCTCGGCATCACCACCATGCTGGCTTCCATAACTCTCTCCAGCTACTCTAACGGCGCCACACCGAG ACTGTCGTACACACGAGCCATCGACATCTACATGCTGACCTGCGCGGTGTTCGTGTTCTCCACCGTGGTGGAGTTCGCCTTGGTTCACTACGTCTTCAGGCGACGATCGAGGTTCACAGGGCCGCTGGGGCGTCTACTTCGCTACGATAACAAGGCCGCCCTAGCCGTACCGCAACTTGTCAAG ATAACAATGAAAGAACCAAACCACAATGATGTTCCGGAGTGGAGCGTGGCACAAGAGCGACATGACAAGATGGccgccgatgacgtcatcagcatcCACGTCAATCTGGCGAGCAAAATGGACGTCGTGTCCAGAATCCTCTTCCCGACACTCTTCCTGGTCTTCAACATCGCGTTCTGGTGTAAATACGTCATGTGA